DNA from Scheffersomyces stipitis CBS 6054 chromosome 1, whole genome shotgun sequence:
TTCTCACTCCCTCTAAGAACGACTTCAAGGTGTACTCATCTACATCGAGATCTTTTTCATTAACAAACCTCCATAGCCTGTCCACATCCTCATCTCTTTGGATCTGTAGAGCCTTGTGGTAAACCACCTTGTTGAGTATCTTGCTATCACTTTTCCAGTTACTGTGTCCCAAGTCATTCtcgatgaagttgattaCTTCGCCTGTGTCTTTAGTAGTAGCCATGAAATCGTCTAAAATCTTGAGAAGCAAGTTCTTCAGAATAGGAAGCTTTATGCGCTGAATATGATTGAGAAAAGACTCTTTGAGAAAGATGTTATTAATCGAGTCGTAGATTCTACTGAATGTTGATAGGTTTATGTCGATATTCATCGACTGACAGAGCTGGAGATACTTCATGATTACCTGGTAGGTATTGGTGTTTGTCCTGATGTGCGAATGGGTCTGGGCCAACTTTAGCAAATGGTTTATGGTGTCGATATTGGGCTTGTGGCCATCTTTGTTCATGACCAAAAGCAATTCCCTAGCAAATGAGCTTTGGTTTTTGTCAAATCCAAAGAACTTGATAAGGTAGTTATATGTATGCACAGATCTATACGGCTTGAATTCGTCGTTCGTGAGTTTATGAGTGTAGAGCAAGATATCTGGAACCAATCCGGACGTCAACGACAGCGAGTTCCGGTAGTAGAAGTTCAGATGTGTTAAGGTATAGATGTATTCTTGGAAATTCTGGACCGTTAGAGGTTGAGGCATAGACGGGACTTCTCCGAATGAGTTACGGGGGGATAGCTCTGGAAACCGGTTAGTGTCGGATTCCTTTTCCTCTTGTTCTAAAACATGTCGTACCACCATATCGTTGCTGAAGTTGGTATTTTTGAGATGCTCCGGCGTGATATTTATAAGAAAGTCCATCATCTTTTCAAAGAGCAGTCGGTCCTGaagaaagttgttgaacataTTTACAGGTTTGgagttctgtttctttctcCAGTTCTGATGAGCGGAAGAATGGCTATACGGTGGAAGTTCATCGTTGAAGACCTTGAGATTAGGGATGCCCAACGGCGCCAAGAAGTCTCTGTATGTGTGGATCTGGAAATTGGTGCCCTGGGTGTTCTTTAGGTCAACTTTGACGTCTTTTCGGTGAACTATCTTGGGCTTATTGTAGATTCCTGGAGAAGTAGAGGGTGATTTTGACTGAGAATGAGACTTTGTTTTCGGTTTGGTGTATTTTGAAGCCGGCTCAGTCTGCCGCACCGTTCGAGCGATGCGGGAGATCGTATCTCGTATAGAGATCATCTAGACGGTAAGGCGGCGGGGCAATAGAGctgacaaaatcaaaagCGTTTTGGttactgaaaaattcctaGCCTAcatagtgaaaaattattagTACGAAAAAAGATGGAGGAGCgaatagcgagaaaaaaGCTACTAGTGAATGGTGAGACGAGTGAAAAGTGAGAAGACAAAAGTGGAGTCCAGTAGGGCCACCGACTGCTACATTGTGAATAGGGAGTAGTCAAGAATGAGAGACTGTTCCTCCAGCGAGAGCAGCACTGAGAGTTGGAGTAAGGCAGAAGAGGAGTGAGTAGCAAGATCCGATAAGGTAGGTACAATTTTGCTAGAAAATGATACGGGTTTCTGCCTTTTGGAGGGTCACAATATACTACTTTGTAACCAAATGGAACAAAATTGTTAGCGGCATGACACCAACAAGACGGTTAAGAAATATAAACCTCAGCAGGCTACGCCAGTTTGTGAAAGTGTCACTTCTTTATTGGCTATTATAAGGTCAGATTCCACCTAACTTATACTCTCCAGAAGGAAAACCCACTACTTCACACCATAATTCTACTAgagaaaagatcaaaaaaACCAATTCAAAATGCCTATTTCCGCTGCTCAAACTCAAGATCGAATCGAaaatgaattgaacaacatgCATTCAAAGAACGAGGTGCTATATACTGGAAACATTGGCGATGCCGATATTGGATCACTTCGTCCAGTTTCGGGCTCGTCACTGGATCCAAACGAACTGGTGGATGATAGCCACACTTCTACGTCTGACGTCCTTGTCAATCAAAGAGGACGTAGAGTTTCACGCCTGAAGATCATGAATATGGTATGGGACGTAGTTGACGGTTTTGAGGATCGATTACTGAAATTGCCAGTATTGGATGCatattttgaaattttggCAAAGTATCAAGCAGTGCTTGATAGTGTGTACAGACGGTTTCCACAACTAAGGGAGATTGTTTTGAATGACTTCGACGTCAGCTCAATTCCGGAGACTAGGTTGTTTTTGGATAGGTTCGATCAAGAGAGCAGGGTattcttctacagattATTGGCTCaataaattgaaaatatatTAAGAGATAACGTAGAACCAGCCTTCCaaaaagaagcaaagacTATTACATTGAAGGACATTATCACCTATATTGAATCAAAGGATTGTGTTGAGGTTACAGAACAGATCATTGAATACTTCAAGCAATTTAATATGAACAACAGATTACTTAGCacaattgatattgaaaagaacCATGCAAGAATAGTATCATCCACCC
Protein-coding regions in this window:
- a CDS encoding predicted protein yields the protein MPISAAQTQDRIENELNNMHSKNEVLYTGNIGDADIGSLRPVSGSSSDPNESVDDSHTSTSDVLVNQRGRRVSRSKIMNMVWDVVDGFEDRLSKLPVLDAYFEILAKYQAVLDTFQKEAKTITLKDIITYIESKDCVEVTEQIIEYFKQFNMNNRLLSTIDIEKNHARIDFIEYFLYINNNKEANVNVLGPQLNEQFQLFRNDSSKVAPPLRYTFSQIRSYSAFAEPCKHRSGKKGKVTEVKPEKGYGLKENIEILANTMFFLEVNSK